Proteins from one Sarcophilus harrisii chromosome 2, mSarHar1.11, whole genome shotgun sequence genomic window:
- the LOC100920088 gene encoding CCR4-NOT transcription complex subunit 7-like, with amino-acid sequence MKKICQVIGKYNYVTMDTKFPGVVARPIGEFRSNADYQYQLLRCNVDLLKIIQLGLTFMNEQGEYPPGTSTWQFNFKFNLTEDMCAQDTIELLTTSGIQFKKHEEEEIETQYFAELLMTSGVMLCEGVKWLSFHSGYDFGYLIKILTNSHLPEEELDFFEIIQLFFPVIYDVKYLMKSCKNLKGGLQEVAEQLELEWIGPQHQAGSNSLLTGMAFFKMREIFFEDHIDDAKYCGYLYGLGSGSSYVQNGECI; translated from the exons ATGAAGAAAATTTGTCAAGTTATAGGGAAGTATAATTATGTTACCATGGACACCAAGTTTCCAGGTGTGGTTGCAAGACCCATTGGAGAATTCAGAAGTAATGCTGACTATCAGTACCAACTATTGAGATGTAATGTAGACTTGCTAAAGATAATTCAGCTTGGGTTAACATTTATGAATGAGCAAGGAGAATACCCTCCAGGAACTTCAACATGGCAGTTCAATTTCAAGTTTAATTTAACAGAAGACATGTGTGCCCAGGACACCATAGAGCTCCTGACAACCTCAGGAATCca g TTTAAAAAACACGAGGAAGAAGAGATTGAAACACAATACTTTGCAGAACTTCTCATGACATCAGGTGTCATGTTGTGTGAGGGAGTCAAGTGGCTTTCATTTCACAGTGGTTATGACTTTGGCTATTTAATCAAAATCCTGACCAACTCTCATTTGCCTGAAGAAGAGCTGGACTTTTTTGAGATCATCCAATTGTTCTTTCCAGTCATCTATGATGTTAAGTATCTCATGAAGAGCTGCAAAAACCTCAAAGGTGGCTTACAAGAAGTGGCTGAGCAGCTGGAGTTGGAGTGGATAGGACCACAGCACCAGGCAGGATCCAATTCATTACTGACAGGAATGGCCTTTttcaaaatgagagaaattttcTTTGAAGATCACATTGATGATGCCAAATATTGTGGGTACTTGTACGGCCTTGGTTCAGGCTCCTCTTATGTGCAGAATGGGGAATGCATATGA